GTCGGAGCCAGGCTCGCGTCCCCGCGCGGGTCGGGCGCGCCCGGCGCGGTCACGTACACGTACCGGCGAAGGCCCAAGCAGTCCGGCTGCGCTTCCACGAGCGCGTACATGGGGCCTTCGCGGTGCCAGGATGCGGACGCGTCCGGCGCGCAACGCACCATGCCGACCACGGCGACGGGGGCCCGCACCGTCGTCCGCCCGACCTCCGCGTACGCGGCCTTGCTTTCCTCGAGGAGCACCTGCGCCCCCGCCGCAACCGGCAGGGCGCTGGCTAGCGCTACGACGACCATCACCCACGGCCTCAAACCCAATCCCTCCCTGGGGAACGCGCGAGGCCGCGGCGCGTCGGAGCCGACGCTCTAGCGCGCTTTGCGCCGGAGCGTCCGCTCAGCCCGCAAGCGTCCGATCACCCCGGCAAGGGCAAGAGCGGTCGCTGGGAGAGCGATCCCGACAGGTACGGCAACACGAGTTCCCGCGGCGTGCCGCAAGCACGCATCGCGAGCGGCATGTCACGGTTTGACAGGACGATATTGAAGGTTTTGAAACCGGGCCCACCGAAATCGACGATTTGCCGATCTTGAGCGGATCAGGGCCGACTTTCGACAGAGTCTAGTCGGTTTGATCGATGATTTTCCGAGATGATGCAAAACCGCCGCCTTTTGCCAACGCGGCCCGGCCTGCGATGATCATTCATCGCAGGACGGTGGCCGCGCCGCAGGGCAGGCGCTGCTAGCCGGCCGGCGGCGGCGTGCCTTCGGCTTGCGACCTTCCGCGCGAACGCCTACGGCCGCTCCGGCCGCTCCACCTTCGCGATGGTCTGCAGGAGGACGGCGCAAGGCACGGACTTGGCCCCGTCCACTTGCTCGACCACGGCTTGCGTGACCGTGAGCGTTCGCCCCGCGCGGACGACCTCGCCCACGGCGCGGAACCGCCGACCCGCGGCGGGGCGCAGGAAGTTGATCTTGAACTCGGCCGAGACCACCGAGGAGCCGGCGGGTAAGACCGACTGGCCCGCGTAGCCGGCGGCCACGTCGGCGATGGCCGTGACGGCGGCGGCGTGCAGGGTGCCGTGCTGCTGGAGCAGATCCTCCCGCGCGTCGAGCGCCACCACCGCGCGGCCCGCCGAGACCTCCGCAAGCGTGGCGCCGATCAGGCGCAGGAACGACTGGCGTCGGAAGCTGTCGCGGATCTCCCTCTCGACCACCGGGGAAAGGACGGCGCCCATCTCACTCCGCCGGAAGCCCAAGCTCGCGCGCGATGACCATGCGCTGCACTTCGCTTGTGCCCTCGCCGATCTCGCCGAGCTTCGCGTCGCAGAAGAACCGGTGCACGGGGAATTCGGTCGTGTAGCCGTTTCCTCCGTGGATCTGGATGGCCTGGTTCGTGGCGCGCATGGACGCCTCGGTGGCGTAGAGCTTGGCCATGCTCGCCTCCTTCTTGAACGGGCGGCCGTGGTGCTTGAGCCACGCCGCGCGGTAGACGAGCCAGCGCGCGGCGTCGATCTCCGTCGCCATCGTGGCAAGCTTGAAGCCGATGGCCTGGAAGGCGCCGATGGGCTTTCCGAACTGCTGGCGCTCCTTGGCGTACGCGAGGCTCGCGTCGAGCGCGCCCTGCGCGATGCCAAGCGCCCACGCGCCAATCGCGATGCGGCCGGAGTCGAGCGTCTTCAACGCGCCGACGAAACCCGCGCCCACGCCCGCGTCCCCGCCGACGACGTTTGCGTGCGGGACGCGAGCGTCCTCCAGGAAGAACTGGCTCGTCGCGGATCCGTGGAGTCCAAGCTTTTCCTCGAGCTTGCCCATCTTCAACCCGGGCGTGCCCTTGGGCACGATGAAGGCGGTGATGCCTTTGGTGCCCTTGCCCGGATCGGTCTTCGCCATGACGGTGATGACGTCGGCGAAGTGGGCGTTCGTGCAGAACGTCTTCTCGCCGTTTAGGATCCACTCGTTGCCCTTTCGCACGGCCGTCGTCGCAAGCGCGGCCGCGTCCGAGCCGGATCCGGGCTCGGTCAAGGCCCACGCGCCGATCCTCTCGCCCGAGGCGAGCTTCGGAAGGTACGCGCGCTTCTGCTCCTCGGTTCCCTGCGCGATGTGGCTTGTGCCAAGCCCGCAGTGGGCCGCAAGCGTGAGCCCCGTGGAGCCGCAGACGCGGCTCACCTCCTCGATCATGATGCAGTAGGACACGAAGTCCGTGCCCGTGCCGCCGTACTCGGAGGGCACGGTCATGCCAAGGAGCCCAAGCTCCGCGGCCTTGCGGATCACGGGGGTGTGGAAGACACCCTTCTCGTTGATCTCGTGGATGCGCGGCTCGATCTCCTTTGCGGCGAACTCGCGCACCATCTTGCGGATGGCTTCCTGCTCCTCCGTGAGCGCGAAATCCATGGAGCGGGGGAGGCGCGCGATCGCCTTAAGGATTTTGTGGCGCCGCGGGCTTGGCGTCGGCCGCCAGGCCCGCGGCGGCAGGGCGCGCCTGCGCGGCGTCGAGCACGTAGCCGCCGCGCTCGAAGACGGCAAGCGCCGCGGCGGCAAGCTGGCGCCCTTGCGCGCCGCCGACGACCCTGGAGCGCGTGAGCTGCACGCGGGCCGCCTCGCCTTCCATGCCAAGCTCCTGGCAGGTCGCAAGCGCGAGATCCAGCTGCCGCAGCGCCTCCTCGCGCTCGCCGCGGGCCGCGTGGGCAAGCGCGAGCGTGCGACGGCCCTTGGGTACGACGTGGAGGTGGTGCCGGCCAAGCTGCAGCGCCTCCCGCGCGGCGGCCTCGGCGCCGTCGAGGTCGCCCGCGGCGAGCCGGGCCTGGGCAAGGTCGCACA
The window above is part of the Candidatus Thermoplasmatota archaeon genome. Proteins encoded here:
- a CDS encoding PaaI family thioesterase — its product is MGAVLSPVVEREIRDSFRRQSFLRLIGATLAEVSAGRAVVALDAREDLLQQHGTLHAAAVTAIADVAAGYAGQSVLPAGSSVVSAEFKINFLRPAAGRRFRAVGEVVRAGRTLTVTQAVVEQVDGAKSVPCAVLLQTIAKVERPERP
- a CDS encoding acyl-CoA dehydrogenase family protein, which produces MDFALTEEQEAIRKMVREFAAKEIEPRIHEINEKGVFHTPVIRKAAELGLLGMTVPSEYGGTGTDFVSYCIMIEEVSRVCGSTGLTLAAHCGLGTSHIAQGTEEQKRAYLPKLASGERIGAWALTEPGSGSDAAALATTAVRKGNEWILNGEKTFCTNAHFADVITVMAKTDPGKGTKGITAFIVPKGTPGLKMGKLEEKLGLHGSATSQFFLEDARVPHANVVGGDAGVGAGFVGALKTLDSGRIAIGAWALGIAQGALDASLAYAKERQQFGKPIGAFQAIGFKLATMATEIDAARWLVYRAAWLKHHGRPFKKEASMAKLYATEASMRATNQAIQIHGGNGYTTEFPVHRFFCDAKLGEIGEGTSEVQRMVIARELGLPAE